A region from the Meiothermus sp. CFH 77666 genome encodes:
- a CDS encoding HNH endonuclease codes for MNLDSPRILVLNAGYEPLGLASVKRAVILVMNGTAEVVEESGEYLRTPSKPYPVPSIIRLKRLVRRPPGRLALNRRNILRRDAYTCQYCGRRGGDLTVDHVLPKSRGGRSIWENLVAACRPCNLKKKNRTPEEAGMRLARRPIAPRHSLLLVADLPHLPEAWRLYLPEVDHHR; via the coding sequence GTGAACCTCGACTCCCCCCGCATCCTGGTGCTCAACGCCGGGTACGAGCCCCTGGGCCTGGCCAGCGTCAAGCGGGCCGTTATTCTGGTCATGAACGGAACCGCCGAGGTTGTCGAGGAAAGCGGCGAATACCTACGAACTCCCAGCAAGCCCTACCCCGTTCCCAGCATCATCCGCCTCAAACGTCTGGTTCGCCGCCCTCCGGGGCGGCTTGCCCTTAACCGCCGCAACATCCTGCGCCGCGACGCCTACACCTGCCAGTACTGCGGCAGGCGGGGGGGCGACCTTACCGTGGATCACGTCCTCCCCAAAAGCCGGGGGGGCCGCAGCATCTGGGAAAACCTGGTAGCGGCCTGCCGCCCCTGCAACCTCAAGAAGAAGAACCGCACCCCCGAGGAAGCCGGCATGCGCCTGGCCCGCCGCCCCATCGCCCCACGCCACAGCCTTTTGCTGGTGGCCGATCTGCCCCACCTGCCCGAGGCCTGGCGCCTGTACCTGCCCGAGGTGGATCACCACCGCTAG